The Antechinus flavipes isolate AdamAnt ecotype Samford, QLD, Australia chromosome 5, AdamAnt_v2, whole genome shotgun sequence DNA segment CAGAGAggaggtcacacagttagtaaatggaCAGGGCTTGATTAGAACCCAGTCCCCGCGTCTCCAGATCCATTGAGCTTTTCCTGCTCTCTGACATCGCTTCCCGCAGGGGGACGTCCCTGCTCTGTTCTGGCGGCCTCAAGGTGCGAGGCCAGGCTTTGCTCAGTCCGCTCCCAAGGCAGGATCGGGAGAGGCTGATGGTGGGCCTGGCCTGCAGCGGATTTACAAAGGGACCCAGATTTGAGTGGATCCCTGGGGCCGGCCCCCCACGTCCCCTTTACTGCTAAGGGTGTGTTCCCAGGGGCATCCCTGTCTGGTGCCAGCCGGCCTCTGCAGGGGTGCCCACCGGCCCGAGCCCTTCCCGTTTGTTGGGATCAGAAAGGACCCCCTCTTCCTGGGGAGGCAGGAGATACCCGGTGTCCTCTCCATCTCTTCTGTGGAGGCAGACCCTGACAAGAGGGACTGGGGCTACTTTGGGGCATGTTGTGCCGACTTGCTGCCACACCCACATCTGAGAATTTCCTGCCCACCAGCCCCGAGGTTGTGACCCCTAATTTCTCCTGCAAGTTCAAAGGACACAAAGCATTTTCAGGTCAGCACCGATTAGTGCTCATAAAGATAACGGTGCTTGCCAGTTAAAGATCAGCCATTCATGGGGGAACAATCAAGATGGCTCCCCATGGCAGCTGCGGAGATTTGGCAGCTTCTTTGCCGACTGGCTCAGTCCTCAGCCCTCCCTCTTATCTTCTCCCGTCACTCAGCACGGGCAGCTTCCCATCCAGGCTCTCTCCTTACGGCCACAGTGAGGGGGGGATATTGCCGGGGCTTCTTGAGGCAAGGGCCGGGTTCTGAGTGGTTCTGCGTAGTCACTTGTGCTAGTGGCCCTCCTGGAGGGAGGCTTCACGAGAACCCCACTCTCCTACCCAGGGGCCAGctgctccttccttccccttctggGCTCCCTTTCTGTTTTGATCCCGTTTTCCTCAGGTCGCACGATAACCAGTCAGTCACAAACATTTACCAGTTGCCTGCTCTGTGCCGGGGACTCTGCTAAGTACAAGGAAGGGCCCAAAGCCCCCAAATCAGAACAAATCTCCAAAGCCGCAGAGCCCAGCCCCTTCCCTCCAGGAGCTCTGAGGCTGACGGGGGAGAACCCGCAGACCGGCAGGGAACAAGACAGACCGGGGGTCTCCGAGGGAAGGCAGTGCCGCTGGGGAGGCCCGGGGAGGCCACGGTTCCATGTGACACCGAGGCATCTCCGACGCCCGCGTTTGTGCCCGTCCCCTCCCCCGAGGGCCGGCGCTGTATCTCTGCTGCCCTTGGGCCTCCGCGCTGGTAACCAGGGGGCTCTTGTGTGCTCGGGTGCCTCGAGGGAGCTGGGCTCATTGGTGACGCGTCCCCCGTGGCCTTCCCACGGAGCTTGCTTCTTATAAACATTCCCTCCCGCCAGACGTCCCGCCCGCCGGCTTCCAGGCTGCTTGGCTCCAGGCTCGCCTGTCCCTGGCAGTTGTGCCGGTGCCCTGGGTTCTGCTTTTCCTCCCTGGGCCCAAATCATCCCTGCGTCTCTGGGCTGTGGCGGGCCGGGGCCCAGTCCTGCTTCCCTGCCCGCTCTAACCTGCCTCACAGTGTGCAGCACAGCTGGCTGCAAGCCCGCACCTGCGGCCCGGAACCGGCCGCGACGGGCGCGTAAGGAGTAAGTTGCTGCCATTTGTTGCTGGCGATGGTGGCTGGGACAGACTCCGGCTTAGTGGCCTGGGAGGGCACCGTCCTGGGGCAGGGGGGACTTGGGGGGAGGAGGTGAGCGAGGAGCGGCCTTCCGCGGAGCACACGGGCagtgctcccccctccccctgccgCTGCTCTGGGATGGACCAGCCGGAGTAACCGAGCTCTCCCTCTGAATCTCCCCTAGGGCCGCCGCGCTGCCTCGGAGCTGGAGCGATGGCCACCGGGCCGAGCCGAGCGGGAGATTAAAGGGCCCCGGCTTTTCTCCGCTCAGCCCGTGGCTCCGGTCCCCGACTTCCCGCCCCGGCCCGGTGGCTGCCCGCATCCGGAATGTTCCTGACGCTCTCCAGAAAGAACATGTCGCAGAAGCTGAGCCTGTTGCTGCTGGTGTTCGGCTTCATCTGGGGGCTGATGCTGCTGCACTACACCTTCCAGCACCCGAGGCACCCGAGCAGCGTGGAGCTGCGGGAGCAGATCCTGGACTTGAGCAAGAGATACGTGAAAGCTTTGGCCGAGGAGAACAAGAGCCTCGTGAACGGCGAGAATGGGGCCTCCCTGGCGGGATACGGTAAGGGGGCGCCGGAAGCCCCAGCCCTTCCTCCCGTTGAAGTCGGGGTGGGGACCGGGCATCTCGGTCTGTCCGGCCGGGGTCACGCAGGGGGCTGCCTCAGGTGTCCAGCGTCCCCCATTTGCCCACTCGCTGGGAAGCTCCCCGAGGGACGCTGCCTCTTTCCTGGCCACGTATACGAACGGTCCCTCGATCCCAGGCTTCGTGCCCACCTTTCAGAGCCGGTAGATTGCAAGCTCTGTTCCGGGAGCCGCTGTTTGTTCTTTGCCCCAGGGACAAGGCCCGGCTCTTGTAGGTCCTTCAGAAATGCTTCCTGATGGATTGAGAAGCCCAAGTGCAGGCCGGCCAGCTCTTCCTCCTGTCCCTCCCACCATCTTTGCCCATTCATCTTCAGCTTtctattgagaaaaacaaaaatcccgagcaaaggagagagaacagggagggaaggaggaaatggcaagaataaatatgtgaattctttcaccCCCTCAAAGAACCAGCTTATTTACCAGTCTAACGCGTCCGTGCTGACATTTAGTGACACTTAGGCAGGGAAACTGGGCCTAGCTGTGTTCCCAGCTGTGTTTGAACTTGAAAAGTCTTGAATTTCACTTTAAGAAACTAAATTCCTCCAGGCATTTAAATGAAAACACCTTTCAAGTGGACATCTTGTTCGGCTTAAACTAACAGCCTGCAGAATTTCAAAGTAAGTTAGGTTTACTTTTACTAAGTAAAGATTTCCtaatcttttcctcctttaaatccTGCTGGCTACCGAGGATTGACCCCAATGGGAGACTCCACTCCCAAGTCTTTTCTGTGTTCTAGTACTTACTAATCAATGGGCAGAAAGTTCCTCAGGCCTCCTGGGGGATCGGTACTGGACCAAGCCCAGGGATGCAGAGACAGGGATGACACAGGTTGTTCCCAGTAAGTATTTATAGATAGCAGCATAAATACAGTGAGTTAATCCAAAGTAGGTTGCGAGCTATGGctgagagagaggggagaggtaaTATGTAAGGGCAGGAGGCTTCCTGAAGGATTTTGAAGGAGGGGGGAGAATGGGAACAtttgaaagcaggaaaaaaacagattgaaGATTGAGGGAGTGATTGAGGTTGCAGTCTGCTGAAGAAGATGCTAGGCCATGGGGTCAAGTGCACATGGACAGGGTTTGGCTTTGGCAAAAGATCTGTCTCTTTGTAGTCTCGGGGACAAGTGGAGGACTGGTGGTGGGGGGAGGTATAAAGGGGCTTTAAGATGAAGAGAATGGGTAAGAAGGGGCTCCTTTAAAGATTGGACTCGGTTCTGTCAGAGGCATGATTCTCAGCTGAGAGAGGAGGACAGCATTGTGGGTATGGGGTGATTGAGGAGAGAAGATAATATCTGGAATAGATTCTGCGAGCTCATGAGATACTCGGCTCCAAAAAGTCAGCTGATCAAAAGTAAAAGCAATTTCTTTTACTGTTAGCAAATTTCTCCTTGAGGTTTTCAAGCCTGAAAGTCTTTTTCAAAAGAGCaggttctatttaaaaaaaaaaaaaaagatattttgtatatttaaaaaaaaaagggtaggTTCTAAAAATCAGGGGTTTTTAACCCTTGGATTTGTGAACTTAGGAAATAGGCTGATATTGAATATGCCATTTTTCagtataactggtttcctttgcaGTCCTCAGCTACTTATGCATTAAAAAAAGCCCCAGTTCTAAGAAGGGCTCCCTGGGCTTTACTGTACTGATTGCCCGAGGGATTATTGCTGCAAAAAAAGTCTAGAGGCTCACTTGTAATTGTCTGCAGTCCCCTGTGATTGAGCCCTAAAGCAGCAAGACTTTTTCTCCATGGTGATTTCATAGACATCGCCTTCCCTGGTGAAGATTGCAGCACTCGGAGATTCAGCAGAAAATCCTTGAGGAGATCCCCCATGTGTCCCTTTCTGGTCCCTCTGGGGTTGGCGGAGGGGCTACCTTGGATGGCAGCCAGCGTCGACACAGGCTCAGACGTCCCTGTTGGGGAAAGACGTTGGTCGGAGAGCCCGGGAAGTTTCAGTCCCGCTCAGGCCCGCGCTTCGGTGCGAGCAGGCAGGAAGCGGCACAGCCTGCCACAGACTGCATAAAAATGAGTTTGGGTGCGCAGTCCCAGGGCTGCTTATCTCGGACAGCTCATCGTCCGGGAGGTGAGATTATCGAGACTCGACCGCAGTTTTATCTCCGCACCGGTAATTTTTACTCACTGTCTCTCCCAGGCCAGCTAGGGCCCCCACGAAAGCCCACCCATTTTTCTTCCTGCCCTTCAATGACTCACTTCTGCCGCTGCGGACGCTAATGGATGAACTGGCCCGCCGACAGCCCGCCGTGTGAAGGGGCACTCACACACGCAGGCAGCCTGGAGCCAGGAGGCTTTCTCTTGACATTTTCCTCTGTTTCCCAGCATCCTTCTTCCGTGTTGATGGTCTGAGTGCTGTTCCCAGCCTCCCCCTGCAGCTCACAGCCACTGGGCATCAGGCCCCACAATGGCTCCCATCATCCCCTTCTCTCTGCTCGAGGTTAGCCCGCAGTGGGGGCGGCTTTCTCGCGGCCTCAGCCCCTCAGCTGCCAGGGGCTCTCCCAAAGCAATGGTCTGACAGGGTCGGTCCCTTCCCGGTAAGCTCCTGCAGGCCCCAGGGCCACATCCAGGCAGCCTCTGCAGGCTGACGAGCGCTACTTCCAGGCCAATCAGACCGGCCGGGAGAGATCTCTAGCCATGAGCATCTCGAGTGCCGCCCCCCACAGGAAGCCTGCCCAGCTCTCCTGGCCTGCTTGGGCCCTCTTTGCATGTAGTTTGGTTCCTTGTTGCTCCCCCTTTGTTTCTCCTGATAGAAGGTAACATCTGGTTTTGTCTTTGGGCTCTCtgtgcttagcacattgcctggcacgtGGAGGTATTTAACTAAACTCAATTCTTTGGCTTTTTTACATCGtgcatacatataaatagatattgGTATATACATGAGTGCGTagctacatatatgtgtgtctctTTTTTGGCCTTTCTGGAAGGTCCTTCCATAAAGTAAATTTGCACATTTAATTATAGCCAAAATTTGAGCACTTTCAAATTTGCAAACCACTTTACATATATGATCTCATAAGATCAGCCCGACAAGCTGGTGAGGAAAATACTCTGACTTtaaccattttatagaggagagaaTTGAGGCTAAGAGAGGGTAAGTAAAAATACTACG contains these protein-coding regions:
- the CCDC126 gene encoding coiled-coil domain-containing protein 126; the protein is MFLTLSRKNMSQKLSLLLLVFGFIWGLMLLHYTFQHPRHPSSVELREQILDLSKRYVKALAEENKSLVNGENGASLAGYADLKRTIAVLLDDILQRLVKLESRVDYIGVSDSAANVTNGTSGHLLPGTPSKRINASGHIR